TGGAAGTAAAAGGAATGCTGGATATTGCCCGGGTTATAACTGAAGGTGCACTGGTGCGAGAGGAAAGTCGGGGTGCACATTACAGGACTGATTTCCTGGAAAGGGATGACAAAAATTGGCTCAAACACACCCTTGCTTATCTGAAGGATGGTGAGCCCAAATTGGAATACAAAGATGTGACTATTACCCAGTTTCAACCAAAGAGGAGGCAATACTGATGGTTGACCTGAAAATTAAGCGTCAGGATGAAAGTGGGGAATGGTACGATACTTTTGAGATTAAGGAAACATCGGGAATGACGGTACTTGAGTCCCTCTTTTATGTGCAGGAACACATAGATGGCAGTCTTTGTTTCAGGTATGCCTGCCGGGGTGCTGTATGTGGCAGCTGTGCCATGCTTATCAACAAGGTTCCCCGGCTTGCCTGCAGGACGCAGGTGGATCTTGCTAAAAAAGAAAATACCAGAGAAGGTTCAGGAGACATTTTTGTAGCAGGCCAGAAATCAGAATCCGAAGAAAAAAATGAAGAAATCCTAATTGAGCCTTTACCCAATCTGGAGGTAATTCGTGATCTTATTGTGGATATGGACACCTTCTACAATCTGGTTGATTCTATCAAGCCGTGGATAAGTTCACCTGAAAAGCATCCTGAAGGTGGTAACCTGATGGATTCTGATTTGCGGGAAAAGATTGAGAAGTATACCAACTGTATCCTGTGTGCCTGCTGTCACGGTGCGTGCCCGGTTGCTGCCAGGGATGAAACATACCTCAGCCCGGCAACTCTTGCAAAGGCCTGGCGTATTCATCTAGATCCACGTGAGGATAATCCCAGCCGACAGGAAAGACTGGATTTTGTTGATTCAGAGTCCGGTGTTTGGGGCTGTGACCTTGTCTATAAATGTGTGGCAGTCTGTCCGAAAAAAGTTCCTCCTACACCGGGCATTAAAGCACTCAGAGAGGAAATCGAAAAGAACAAAGGAAAATTAAAGTGAAGGGATAATTCAATCCCTTCTTTTTGCTATCCATAACATAAACATCAGACCAATTACTGCAACAATTACTTCAAAGCCGGTTGTTCGACAGACTCTTCTTTTTCGGTCACAGAATCGAGAAATTTCCGATGAACCCCTCCTAGCCAGACTAAGTAAAGATGATTTAGATTAACCCTCTTTTTAAAGTATCGGATAAATCCAAGTTGTTTACTCTTCCCACTTTAGAACTTCCCAATGATAAATGAAAAATCATTCTGACTATTTACTATAATCATTTTAGTTACTTATCATTTTTAGAATTTAATTTTTCTTTCTCTATGTATTCTTCAGCTACACGTGACCCGAAGTAGAATACAATAATAAGCCCTACCACATAAGTGAAATGCCCTATGATGGTTTTAGTTAACTCTGTATCTGTAATAACATCATCCATTAATGTAAGTATAGATAAAATTGTTAAATAAACAACAATAAAAGATGCAGTTATGGCTTTTCTCATTTCTCCTTTATCGATTCTCTTGCTTTCAGATAAAGTATTAGCTATCATTAATGTACCCAGGAAGGTTATTAGTCCCACAGAAGCAACGACCATTCCAAGATAGTCCGGCCAGATCACCCCTGAAAAGAGCAAAATTACATTTAATGCCGCAATAAAAATAGCCCAGCCTCTTGGCCTGAGAATCTGTGATAGGAGCTCGCCCGATGTAATAATCCCAACCTTCCAGTTAAAGTAATCTACATTTAATGCATACTTATTTTGTAGGTAATGAAACTCAAGACTTAACTAATTTGAAGCTTTAAAAAGAAATATAACTTTGGAATTTTATTTACTGATTACTATTACTGATCTAATATGTATCTACATTTTTTAGAACATTTAAGACTATTTTAACTCATGATCCTCAATTATACATTGAGAGGACAAACTCTAAAAAATAGAATTTTCATTGCCTACTACCTAAATGGAGTAGACAAAACTATGAAAAATTTAATTTTTGCGTTATTTATTCAGTAGATAATCACGGAAGTCCACTGCATCCTCAGCCTGGGGATTGATCTCAATCGCTTTATTGAAGTAATTCAATGCACTTTCCTCATCGTTTAAATGATAATATGAGGAACCAATATAGTAATAATTTTCATATGTATTTGAATTAAAATCATCATGTTTATTTGAGTTTAAATCAATCGCTTTTTCCAGAGACCTGATAGCGTCTTCATAATTTCCAATTTCATGTAACGAGTAGCCAAGATAGCTCCAGATAGATGGATCATCTGGATCTTCTATTAATACATTTTCAAATAAATTGATAGCATCTTCATAACTTCCTGTACCGAATAAAGCAGTCCCATATACAGAATATGCGTGATATTTTCTGGTTTCAAGATCTTCATAGCCAAGTTCAAGTCCTTTTTCATAATTCAATGCAGCTTCTGAGTACATACCCAAAGCATAGTAAGCCGATCCTCTATAAGCCCAAACCTCTGGATGCTCTGTTGAATCAATAGAAATCGCTTCATTATACTTATTTATAGCATCCTGATATTGGCCATTTTGCAGATACATGTTTCCCTGTTCAAAATAATACCAGAATTCATTATCCTGATCTCCTTCATTCAATGGTTCAGAATTATCGGATCCGATACATCCACCCAAAAAAACAATTAATAAAATAAGAAATGTATACACAAATATTTTAGATCTCATCCTTTCAACAATCTCCATTTTTTAAATTTAAAAATATAAAACTATTTTATATATATACGTATCGTTTAGTTCTAGGAGTCTTTCATTTAGCAAAGACCAACCTGGCAACCATAAGTAAAACAGTTAAATAACAAATAGCAATGGTAAGCTCAATTAAATGTCAGATAAAATGAAAATAGAAAGGATATATCCTTTCCCTGAAAGTAGAACACTTCAAACGTGATCAGCAATAAATCATATATCCCGTCACATTAGCCAGAGATATTTTTGAAGGTTCATACATTAAGTTTATCTGCAAATTCTGATATTACAGGCAATCGGATCAAGTTGCCGGTGTAAGCCATATACATGAGATAAATCCACAATACTAAGCTAACGAGTCCTATTAAAGTAGATATTAATCCACCTATAACTGGAATCATTGAAAGTATTATATTCAATATGAAAAGGCCGCCAAATAAAACGGTGGATTGTGCTGCATTGAATCTTACAGATTCATTTTCCTTCTCTATCAAAAGAAAAATTATGCCGGTTATAAACCCTAAAAGATATGTCAGAACGCCAGCTATATTTTCACTAAGTCCAGTACTTGTTTCACTCATTTTAACCCATCCTTTTTTCAATGTATTGTGATTTCAATCTAAGATATTTAATATACACAAAATTTTACATTTGTGTTTTCACTAATTTTCGCTAATATTGCAAAATCTTTTTTTAAAGTAGTCTTTTGTATACTCCAGAATGCTAAAATTTTTCACATAAACATTCTGTGAAGAATCTTAGTTTCTAATCTAAGATCTGTATTTATTTCTATATATATGTGTCTGCCAGAATAATTAAATCCTCATATTCCTACTTCTGTAAGACTCTTTTTTGTATTCTCAAGCAGGATCTGTATTTCTGCTATAAAATATGGGGAACGTATTTTTACCTGCAGAATAGTGATGCAAAAAATTAAATTTTGTTCATCTTTATTGTGATCAAGGAATATACTTATTTCACGTCAAGAACATAATTGTAACTATGGATATTAACATCAGAACTATACTGGCAGGTATAGGTGGACTTACAGGTATTGGAGCTGTAATATCATTTCTGCAAACTGATTTATTTAGTTCACCACTTACAACAACCATTGCGTTGATAGCTGTTGGTACTCTTATTCTTGCAATTACATATCGTACAGCAGACAGAGCAATCAAAAATGTAGGAGTGGTTTTATGTTCATTTTCAGTAATTGCTTCTCTATTGTATGGTGTTACCTCCCTGACTACTGGCGCTCTTATGATCACTCTTACACTGGCCATATTATCAGCTGGATTTCTCTTTGCAGCATATATCTCGCAGACAGATCGAAATATACTAACTCAACGTAATCTAACAGTGCTTTCAATAATATTCATGAGTTTATTCGTATTGACAGCCACTGTGGATGCTTTGATGGGGGAGCCGGTATATGAACTTGAACTTAAAGACACTATAACAGAAGTAGAACCTACAAATATTCGAAGCACATATATTGTAGGGACTGTTACAATTACTAACCCTTCTTATCTTCCCCTGCATGCTGAAAGACAATCTTATCAGGCATGTTTAACAGGATTGGATCTGGGTGATATAGAAGATGCAGAACAAATTAAAGAAGCTCTGCGAGATATTACATTACGCTCTGAGCCGGTTCCAGATCCGATTTTCACTTCAGCAGAAGCTGATCTAATTTTTGTTCCAGGTTTTGCGGTTCGTTTAGAAGAAGCTGGCATATCTATTACAGATATTCCCATAGTAGGAAGTACTCAGTGTCCGCAAGCAACACAAGAGCCACAACTTACTATTATCATCCCCTGATTTAATAATGAATATCCATTATTTTTTACTGAAACACCAATAAAGTTTCGTACCAGATAAGTTTCAGCCACAATACTATAATAATTTCAATAGCTGGTATAAAAACACAAATGAAGATAATTGTAGAAAATGATATTAAGTAGTTACAGTGATAATTGATGAATAATCAGATTTTTTTAACCTTTAAAGCAGGACTAATCTCAAAAGAGGAATATGGATAATGAAAATAACTATTTTTAATGGAAGTCCCAGGGGAAGAAAAAGTAATAGTAACGTTATAGCAGAATCTCTGCTGGAAGGAGCAGAACTTGCAGGGGCTCAGACTGAACAGGTATTCCTGATCGAGAAAGACATAAAACAATGCCTTGGTTGTTTTAGTTGCTGGGAAAAAACTCCAGGGTCCTGTATCCTGAATGATGATATGAAAGAATTGATCAATCTTTATCTGGAATCGGATTATGTCGGAATGGCAACACCCGTCTATAATATGTATATGACAGGTTTGCTAAAGAATTTTACAGATAGATTTTTACCGCTGGTAACGCCACACCTTCAAAGAAAAGAAGATGGCAGTTTCTATCATGAAGGCAGAGTTAAGCATTTCCCCCGCCAGTTTTTTATTGCAAATTCCGGATTTCCAGGCGAGCATAATTTTGATGTGCTCAAAAAATTCTTTGAAAATCAAAATCTTGTGCTTGAAATTTATCGTGATTGCGGGGAAGCACTACAGGCTACAGTCGAAAATCCTTCACTTATCGAAAAGATCAATCAATACCGAGAGCACTTAAAAAAAGCTGGTTCAGAGATAGTACAAAATGGTCAGGTGTGTGGTGAGACTAAAGATCAAATTCACTCAAAACTGATCCGCGATGAGGAGTATATGGAAGAAGCTAACCGACAGTGGAATGAAATGCTTGAAGAAACTGACTGTTAGTAACGTATTTAAAGGAATATCTATAAACAAAAGTTAATCCTTTAAAAAGGGACAAGCTGAAATACAATTCCAGCTTGTCACCGAATTCAACCCAGACCCCATCCGCTCACTTCTATATCTAAGTTTTCTCTTTAAACATATAACTATAGACTGGATTACATATAAAACTTTTGTTAACACTGATAATTGATGATGTACTGATTTACTCATTACAAGATTCTCGATTAGCGAATGTATGATCTCAATAAAATAACGTACTATTGATAATTCCATTTAGCTGTTACGATTAACTTTGATTTTAGCATAATTGAGTTATGAATATTACTTTTGGCATGTTAATCAATAATTTTAAATCGACTGCATATCATAATTGATTAGTGAAAAATACATTATAACATCATGATTTTAGATGATTTCAGGGGGAGTGGCTAGATGAAGAAAATAAAATCTATAAATCCTGCAACCGGAGAATTAAATGAAGAATTTGACCATTATTCCAGCCAGGCTGTCAGCGAGAAACTGAAAATTTCAAGAAAGGCGTTCAGTGACTGGAAAAATGAATCCATAGATCAAAGATGTTCCTCAATTCAAGAGGTAGCTAAAGTTTTGAGAGGCAATAAAAAGGAACTTG
Above is a genomic segment from Methanosalsum zhilinae DSM 4017 containing:
- a CDS encoding flavodoxin family protein is translated as MKITIFNGSPRGRKSNSNVIAESLLEGAELAGAQTEQVFLIEKDIKQCLGCFSCWEKTPGSCILNDDMKELINLYLESDYVGMATPVYNMYMTGLLKNFTDRFLPLVTPHLQRKEDGSFYHEGRVKHFPRQFFIANSGFPGEHNFDVLKKFFENQNLVLEIYRDCGEALQATVENPSLIEKINQYREHLKKAGSEIVQNGQVCGETKDQIHSKLIRDEEYMEEANRQWNEMLEETDC
- a CDS encoding tetratricopeptide repeat protein, which encodes MRSKIFVYTFLILLIVFLGGCIGSDNSEPLNEGDQDNEFWYYFEQGNMYLQNGQYQDAINKYNEAISIDSTEHPEVWAYRGSAYYALGMYSEAALNYEKGLELGYEDLETRKYHAYSVYGTALFGTGSYEDAINLFENVLIEDPDDPSIWSYLGYSLHEIGNYEDAIRSLEKAIDLNSNKHDDFNSNTYENYYYIGSSYYHLNDEESALNYFNKAIEINPQAEDAVDFRDYLLNK
- a CDS encoding DUF4870 domain-containing protein translates to MSETSTGLSENIAGVLTYLLGFITGIIFLLIEKENESVRFNAAQSTVLFGGLFILNIILSMIPVIGGLISTLIGLVSLVLWIYLMYMAYTGNLIRLPVISEFADKLNV
- a CDS encoding succinate dehydrogenase/fumarate reductase iron-sulfur subunit codes for the protein MVDLKIKRQDESGEWYDTFEIKETSGMTVLESLFYVQEHIDGSLCFRYACRGAVCGSCAMLINKVPRLACRTQVDLAKKENTREGSGDIFVAGQKSESEEKNEEILIEPLPNLEVIRDLIVDMDTFYNLVDSIKPWISSPEKHPEGGNLMDSDLREKIEKYTNCILCACCHGACPVAARDETYLSPATLAKAWRIHLDPREDNPSRQERLDFVDSESGVWGCDLVYKCVAVCPKKVPPTPGIKALREEIEKNKGKLK